The Saprospiraceae bacterium genome includes a window with the following:
- a CDS encoding biotin--[acetyl-CoA-carboxylase] ligase: MVTPDTLFTGKNCIYFKEINSTNVYATDLIAKTSPPEGTCVITDFQTAGNGQIGRFWHSESGKNLLISYIFYPTALKVKEQFLLNIISGLAVYDVISFFVKNVKIKWPNDIYVNNKKIAGILVQNTLRNDNIKSTVIGVGLNINETLFPLEIPNPTSLTIETNASYSVEDVYCRLSTRLEYYYLKLKSGKTSELKIMYQDALFRRDDEANFQDGKDVVFKGTIKGVNDDGKILIMMDDGSNHAFGFREISFLI; this comes from the coding sequence TGGTAACACCGGATACACTGTTTACAGGTAAAAACTGTATTTACTTCAAAGAAATCAATTCTACCAATGTCTATGCTACTGATCTTATAGCAAAAACCAGTCCACCGGAAGGGACATGTGTTATTACTGACTTTCAGACAGCCGGCAATGGACAAATTGGCAGGTTTTGGCATAGTGAATCAGGAAAAAACCTTTTGATATCATACATTTTTTATCCAACTGCACTAAAAGTCAAGGAACAATTCCTGCTTAATATCATCAGTGGCCTGGCAGTGTATGATGTGATATCATTTTTTGTAAAAAATGTAAAAATCAAATGGCCCAATGACATTTACGTCAACAATAAAAAAATAGCAGGCATTCTGGTTCAAAACACTTTGAGAAATGATAATATAAAATCTACGGTCATAGGTGTGGGTTTAAATATAAACGAAACACTATTTCCTTTGGAGATACCCAATCCCACATCTCTGACTATAGAAACCAATGCTTCATATAGTGTCGAAGATGTGTATTGTCGGCTTTCAACCAGATTGGAGTATTATTATTTAAAACTAAAATCAGGTAAGACAAGTGAATTGAAAATAATGTATCAGGACGCTTTGTTCAGAAGGGATGATGAAGCCAATTTTCAGGATGGTAAAGATGTGGTTTTCAAAGGTACCATCAAGGGTGTAAATGATGATGGCAAAATACTTATCATGATGGACGATGGTAGCAATCATGCCTTTGGATTTAGGGAGATTTCCTTTTTGATTTAA